TTGCACCGTCACCTTCGCTGCCAATGGCGACCAGGCCACCACCGGCTTTGCCCGATGCATCAATTTCCGCACCAGCACTTACGGCGATCTTATCGCCAGTTGCTACAATGCTGCCACCGGTTTCACCGGCATCATTGCCTGTTGCCTTGATGCTGCCACCGGCAACAACCGTGCCGTTATCACCACCAGAAAGGATGATACGGCCGTTGGATGAAGACACACTATTGGCCTGAATCACACCCTGGGTGTTGATAACGTTATCAATAACGTCCTTCACTGCGCGGGCGGAAATCGCCACCACGCCACCATCGGCAATGATCGAACCACTATTGCTGACCAGCGAAGCAACCTGGGTGCCATCCTGCCCGACCGGAGCGGTATCAACATCGGCGCCAACACCAAAGCTGAGCAGCCCGTCACCATGGAAATCAAGTGCGAAAGTCTTGGCACCGCCCAGTGAAACTTTGCCCAGGCGCGCGTTGATCACGCCGGAGTTCTGGACATTCGGCGCAACAAGTGCAGCAAGGCCGGCATCACGAATGCTGATATTGCCCGCATTGATGATGGAAGCTGACGGATCGGCCGATGCGATATCAAAATTGTAGTTGCCGTTCATGAAGTCGGCATCACGGATATTGGCGGTCGTGGCGACAAGGCCACCCACGTCAACGCGCGAACCCGGACCAAACACCACCCCGTTGGGGTTGACCAGCATAACGGTACCGTTAGCCGTAATCGTTCCGAAAATGGCGGACGGGTCATTGCCAACCACACGGTTCAGGATCACGCTGCTAGAGCTGGGCTGCTGGAAATTAACCGTATTTCCGCTACCAACGTTAAAGCTTTGCCAGTTCACAATTGCCGAGTTCGAGCCCTGTACGACATTCATCGTATCGGGCGAGGACTGACCAATCGTGACATTGCCACCAACAACAGTACCCCCCTGCGGCAGGGCCGACTGGGCCTGTGCCGGATGGGCGGTTGCATAGAAAAATGAACCCAGTGCCGTTGCACCAGCCAGAATATTAAACGGCGTCAGGCCTTTTGCCTGGCGTTTACGCGCGGGGGCCAACGCCTCGCCTGCCTGCGGGTGCGACAATGCAGCACGCTTCGCAGCGGTTTTCGAGGGGCGACGTGACGGATTGGTAAAGCTGTTTTTGCTCATAATTTTGACCCGCACTTAGAATTTGGCTGAAAGGGTGAAAAAGGCCTGGGGCTTTGTCGATGAATCCGACGTGGGTTTCCGGAACCCTTTTGCCACTTCTGCCGATGCATAGAGATTTTCAAGAATGTTCACGCGCATACCGCCCCCAAACGAGGAAGCACTGGTCCGTTCATGTGAAACATTGTCGTCGATGTCCCAAACCTGCCCGGTATCCACAAAGCTGTAGAACTGGACTCCATTGGGGAAAACTTCAGGAATATCGGGGGAATAACGGACTTCAAGCGAGGTCGCCCAGCCATTATCGCCCGAGAATTCGTTGGTATCAAAACCACGGCCATAGTTGCCGCCGCCAATTGCCATTTCTTCACTGGCAAGAAGCGGGTTAACGGCATACTGCCCGGTTGCCGTTGCCAGCAGGCTGACGGTTTGGGTAACCTGCTGAACACGTGTCAAATCGATGGTGCCCTTGGTAAAGGAGCCACTGGCATCGGCGCGCGAAGCAAGCGGATCATCCTTTTCCGTCGCATTCATGATATCAAGGCCACGGTGGATCGTTGCACGAACCGCGGTAATCCCCTGGAAACTGTCGGTCAGATCATAGCTGATACCGGCACGCGCGATGTGCAAACGGTCGCGGTTAAAGGCACTATCGAGCACGTCGGTATCGATCGAGCGATATTCATATTCACCCGAAACGCGCAGGTTCTGCAGGCGCGAGCGAATAACCGGATAGGTCGCAATTGCACGTTCGGCAATGACGACACTGTTCACATCAAGTGCATCAAGTTCCTTGCCCGGGCGCGAACGGCCATAGCTGGAGCTAAAGCCCAGCATAAGGCCATCTTCCGAATACATGCCCTGATAGTTGGCACTGAGCGAATAGGAACGCTCGATCGGTGATGAAAGCTGGGTCTGAATGCCAAGTTGATCAGCATGGGAACCAAATGAATTAAACTGGACCAGGCCCAGACCTTCGGCATTGCCGGAATAGGGGGAATTCCGGTTATCTATCGAAACGGTGCCAGAAACGGCATCGCGGTCTGCCTCAACCAGCATTTCCGAACCACCCGGTGCATTCTCAGATGGTTTCAGGGTTGCCCGCACCGTCATGCCGGCCAGGTCATTGGCCAGCAACAGGCGACGTTCCATTTCATCAACGGTCACCGGCGTTTTACCAATCAGCGGGCTCAGCAGCCGTTTGATCGCTTCACTAACCGGGCCGACATCTTCCTGAACGACGATGTCCGAAATAAAACCTTCAACCACGCGGATTTTGAAGTCGCCATTGGTGATTTCCTGGGGGGGAACAACCACGCGCGAAATAACGTAACCGGCATTGCGATATTTCAATTCGATATTGGCCGCGACCTGGAAGGCATCGGCAACCGTAACGGTCTTGCCCAGCATTTCCTGGTAAAGCGGCATCAGCTCATCGGCGGAAAATGCCGTCGCGCCCTCGATGTCAAACGAGTTCAGAACGAAGCTTGCTTCGGCGGCACCCGCCGGCACTTCAACTGCAGCAGCACCCGGCACCGTAATGCTGCCGGCTTTGCTTGATGGCATGGCAAGATCTGGTTGGGATAAATCGCGGCCAGCTTCTGCACCAGATGGCAGTTGCGAGGGTACCGTTTGTGCCCAAACTTCCGGTGCAAAACCAAGCGCAAATAACGCACAAGTTGCAACCGCCGCACTGTAACGGCGCACCATACCACTATTCTTTCTCACGCGATTCCCCCAAGAATCTATGTCGCAACGCGGATTTCCCGCATGTTCGGCCAATTCGGCCACCCCAAAAACACTGGTAGAAGACTGGCTCTACGATTGCAGCAAAATGGCTAACCCAAAGCAGCACCCAGACATACTATCAGATAGGTAGTCTATATTTATAATCTGCCTCGGAATCAGTGTGCAATTTCTTTTTTCGTGCGAGGGCGCTTGCAAACTCGCCCGAAATTTGTATCCGGGCTTAATTCCGGCATGCATCGGGATTTTTTGAATTATTTTTGAATTAATCGCGTTAATGGATAGCTGCTGTGCACTACAGCTTAACGTATTGCCAAACCATACTTTCAGGTAGTTTTCCCGATTCCGGGTATATACTCAATAATAATGAAACGCAGGATTTACAAATTTGTGAAGGCTTAAATGCCATTCACAGAACGCTCGTTCTACCACTTAAAATTTATTTGTCCTGGCACAGAAATTTTTAGCCGCCAGGCACCTCAAAATACCGAGGAAACAACCTCTAAGAAAAAACCTGTTTACGAATCGATATATCATAACTCTGTGAACAAAGCGCGCGTCCAGAGCCGCAAAAGCAACTTCGAAGTGCAGAAAAACAGATCAAATTTCAGGCCCTGCCTATCGCCAATCTGCTTCCTTAAACGTCCCTATCCCTTTGGCAAATTTAGGGCATCGATGCGGACTGTTTTACGTGACAGAAAGTGAAAAGGCGAAGGACACCGCCAAACAAGAACAGGCACTGCTTGCTAGCCCCCTGCCCTTACAACCACGTTCCACTGAATGCATGGTGTAACAAGCAACGATCCGATGATGCCCCGAATTCGATCTGCCAGCTCAGAATGCTCTTCAGCCTATATGCTGAAGCTAACAGCAATTTTTCAACCAAACATAGAGATGTTGCGACAAACTATCCGTTCCAGCGCCCACAATAAGGCCTCGATAACAGATATTGGCGACATTCGCTTCTCAGCCGCATGTATCAAGAAACAATCGGCCCAACGTCAACGAACACCCGGAAACAGGCAGCGGATTTATGACGTGCGCTTTACCTGATACGGTTCAGCTCTCAAGTCATCGATGGCCAATTCCAACATTTGGAAAAAGAAAGCCCCTTCCCCACTCTCCCCGGGCTAGCCAGGGTACCAAGCTTCGGGACACTCAACCGTCCTTGGAGAGCTCCACACCGAAAGACGTTGGCCCGTTGCGACCGTTGCGACCGTTGCGACCGTTGCGACCGTTGCGACCGTTGCGACCGTTGCGACCGTTGCGACCGTTGCGACCGTTGCGACCGTTGCGACCGAATGGCGGTGCCTGATGCCAAGAATACATGCAAGAAAAAAGGAAACCGGCAGCGGAAAACAAAGAGCTGATCAAAATGAACGCAAACCGCCCGGCGCAGCAAACCGGGCTCAATGGTGTTTTCCCCGCCGAAACAGTGGGCGGTTTATGTATTTGGATGAAGATCACACCCGATGGCCTATGACCATAAATCACCAGGAAACGCCGTTGAAACGTCTTCGTTCTGAACAGCTCTCATTTATCCTTCATGCTCCCCGAGATGGTGCCATCAACATGCGAAATCGTATTCCTGGCACCGTTTGGTCCGGGACGGCTCTTGAAGCAGAAATGCTGGGGAACAACTTACAATTATGCATGTAGGCCGGTGTGCCTCGTTCCCGTGAGATCAATTCAATACCGCCCTAGGGATCACTGGAGAGGAAAAATTAAGATATTTCGCGTGAAATGGCCTTTGTAAGCGCGCCGCAACGGCAATGACCAACGATGTCGGTCGGCTATTGCCAGGTATGAAAGCCGTGCTTTGGGTCCCCGGAATCCAGGATGAAATCCAAACTTTACGGCTATCCGCGAAAGGTACTCATAACATCAAATTAATGTATGTATTATTTTGATAATGAAGATATAGTCATCTGAATATACACATATAAAGCCGCAAGAAAGATCACCAATGTCCACGGGCTCTTTTCAGCAAAATCTGGAGGAACTTCGGCGGAAACTGGCCGAGGACAGAGCCAAAATTTCGGCTGAAACCGGCGAAATTTATAAGGAAATTGCAGCCAGTGAGGCCAAATCTTCGGTAAATCGTCCGATATCTGATCAGTCGGCCTATATCGCACGAGCGCTAAAAGCAGAGCGAAAATTGGGGCAATTGGCAGAGCGTTTTCGTGATCCTGTCGCATTTCAGCGCTGCCAGCTTGCGGCGGCCCTTCTAGAAGCATGCGAAACGGTAACGGCTGAGGGACGCGGCGCGACACCGCGCCGGTTACTGCAATTTCTGGCTTATGAAGGGGATGCATCATCGCATTATGAAAATCTGATCGGCGCTATGGATGTGTTTATGCTCCATGGCCACCCGATAGCCCCGAAAGGCAACCAGTTAAGCGAAGAATTGGTTGAAACCCTCGCAGTTCGCGCAAGCCTTCGGTCGCGAAACTGGCTTGATCCGCAGGATATGACGAGATGGGAAGATATTATTGCCAACCGTCACGTCCCCTGCCCTGTCGATGGCGAAACAATATCCAGATTTATCAATAAGATACGTGAAATTCCGTCAGATTCAGGGCTGATTGGTGCTGCGGATGCCATATATATAGTGTCAAAGCTGCTGCGAGAATTGAATCTCGAAGGTCGCGACATTGGTGATCCAGGGTTACACTCCACATTTCAGCTTGAAACGGATAACCCGCAAGCGATCTATTGGAACCGGATTGCCCGTGCCCTCCCCCGTTATCTGGTGATGCATTTTTGTGATGGTATTAAGATACCGGTGATGTGCGGTCCCGCCCTTACAGACTGCCAGGTCAAACTTCGGCCTTTGATTGATCGCGGGGCGACAGCCGAAGATGCGCGCGCCCACACTATTAATGTACTGGCAGCCAGCCTTGAAGCACTGGAACAAACAGAAAGGCTGCTCGCCCTTCACTGGCAAAAAGCCGAAAAGCTATCTTCTGAGGGACGCGGGACGAGCATTGGGAAGATTTGCGAATGGCTGTTTGAAAAAGGCACAATCTGCAGTGCAGATATTGTAGATCTGTGTGATTTAACACCTCAGGCAGCGCATTATCAAATCAAGCGCCTGTTGAATGCCGGCATCCTCACCCGTGGGGCACGCGGCAAAGTGGGCGGTCATTATTTTTTGGATGTTCTCCTCCAGCTCTAGGCCCCTGCCCTGCTGGTTGGTCGAGGTTAGCGCAAACGACAGTGCAGACCTTCCGACGTCTGATCCAACCACGCCAAAATTCCTAACAAAACATTAATTTCAATTCCCACTATTTATCAGTGAGTGCTAAGCTGCTGGTCGCTGCTCTGCACGGATTGCTTTTGGGGCAACCTTCAACAACGGCCAGCCAGAGATTATCCTGCGACACGATCAAGATAATCATTTTAATACAGACACTTAGTCTTCATGAAACGACCATCGAATAATCGAAACTCGTGAATGCGAGAACTGATAATCGATATGTGTGCTAACGATATGCGACAGTGTGATTTTCGTATGTCGATCATCGAGAAATAAATAATCGTGCAATGGATAATCGACATTGGAACAATCGCTATAGCGAAAACCGTTCATTCGTGTATCGAGTGAACGTATTGCGTTAATTGAATTATCGAAATCCGCAAGACCGTACAAACGAGAACCAATCCATCATTTTTCGTTTTTCGATGATCGAAAAATCTAGCTCCGAGTATCGAAATTCGCATTTCGTATTTGCGTGAAACGTTCCCGCGTGATACGTTTCTCGAATGAACGATATATGATTTTCGGTGTACGTATGTCGCGAAGACGAAAAACGTGTCAGCGGCTATCGATAATCGCAAAAACGTCAAAGCG
This genomic window from Thalassospira marina contains:
- a CDS encoding ShlB/FhaC/HecB family hemolysin secretion/activation protein, whose protein sequence is MRKNSGMVRRYSAAVATCALFALGFAPEVWAQTVPSQLPSGAEAGRDLSQPDLAMPSSKAGSITVPGAAAVEVPAGAAEASFVLNSFDIEGATAFSADELMPLYQEMLGKTVTVADAFQVAANIELKYRNAGYVISRVVVPPQEITNGDFKIRVVEGFISDIVVQEDVGPVSEAIKRLLSPLIGKTPVTVDEMERRLLLANDLAGMTVRATLKPSENAPGGSEMLVEADRDAVSGTVSIDNRNSPYSGNAEGLGLVQFNSFGSHADQLGIQTQLSSPIERSYSLSANYQGMYSEDGLMLGFSSSYGRSRPGKELDALDVNSVVIAERAIATYPVIRSRLQNLRVSGEYEYRSIDTDVLDSAFNRDRLHIARAGISYDLTDSFQGITAVRATIHRGLDIMNATEKDDPLASRADASGSFTKGTIDLTRVQQVTQTVSLLATATGQYAVNPLLASEEMAIGGGNYGRGFDTNEFSGDNGWATSLEVRYSPDIPEVFPNGVQFYSFVDTGQVWDIDDNVSHERTSASSFGGGMRVNILENLYASAEVAKGFRKPTSDSSTKPQAFFTLSAKF
- a CDS encoding helix-turn-helix transcriptional regulator, with the translated sequence MSTGSFQQNLEELRRKLAEDRAKISAETGEIYKEIAASEAKSSVNRPISDQSAYIARALKAERKLGQLAERFRDPVAFQRCQLAAALLEACETVTAEGRGATPRRLLQFLAYEGDASSHYENLIGAMDVFMLHGHPIAPKGNQLSEELVETLAVRASLRSRNWLDPQDMTRWEDIIANRHVPCPVDGETISRFINKIREIPSDSGLIGAADAIYIVSKLLRELNLEGRDIGDPGLHSTFQLETDNPQAIYWNRIARALPRYLVMHFCDGIKIPVMCGPALTDCQVKLRPLIDRGATAEDARAHTINVLAASLEALEQTERLLALHWQKAEKLSSEGRGTSIGKICEWLFEKGTICSADIVDLCDLTPQAAHYQIKRLLNAGILTRGARGKVGGHYFLDVLLQL